A single region of the Garra rufa chromosome 6, GarRuf1.0, whole genome shotgun sequence genome encodes:
- the gtf2f2a gene encoding general transcription factor IIF subunit 2 isoform X2 has protein sequence MSDKGEVDLTGAKQNTGVWLVKVPKYLSQQWAKASGRGEVGKLRISKNQGKAEVSFTLNEELTTIDTIGEKPSMVRAPREHPFTLQTVGGQTLAVFTENSSDKIALEGLVVQRAECRPAVSENYMRLKKLQIEELSKPLRFSQQLDKAVTTNYKPVANHSYNLDYEKKKKEEGKRARADKQQVLDMLFSAFEKHQFYNIKDLVDITKQPVIYLKEILRDIGIYNVKGTHKNTWELKPEYRHYQNEEKSD, from the exons atgtcagacaaaggagaggtGGATTTAACTGGGGCAAAACAGAACACGGGTGTATGGCTGGTCAAA GTCCCAAAGTATTTGTCACAGCAGTGGGCCAAAGCATCAGGGAGAGGAGAAGTTGGAAAGCTCCGAATATCCAA GAATCAAGGCAAAGCAGAG GTGTCTTTCACTCTCAATGAGGAGCTGACCACTATAGACACCATTGGGGAGAAACCCTCTATGGTGCGAGCCCCTAGAGAGCATCCATTCACTCTGCAGACGGTTGGTGGACAGACTCTggctgtttttactgaaaactcTTCAG ATAAAATCGCACTGGAAGGATTGGTGGTGCAGAGAGCTGAATGCAGACCGGCTGTCAGTGAAAACTACATGAGGCTGAAGAA aCTGCAGATTGAGGAGTTATCTAAACCCCTCAGGTTCTCTCAACAGCTCGACAAAGCAGTTACCACCAACTATAAACCTGTGGCTAATCACTCTTATAAT CTGGACTAtgaaaagaagaagaaagaagaaGGGAAGAGGGCACGAGCAGATAAACAGCAGGTGCTGGACATGCTGTTCTCTGCTTTTGAGAAGCATCAGTTTTATAACATTAAGGATCTGGTGGACATCACAAAACAGCCTGTG ATTTATTTGAAGGAAATTCTTCGAGACATTGGCATATACAATGTCAAAGGCACCCACAAGAACACCTGGGAGCTCAAACCAGAGTACCGACACTACCAGAACGAAGAGAAGAGCGACTGA
- the gtf2f2a gene encoding general transcription factor IIF subunit 2 isoform X1 encodes MSDKGEVDLTGAKQNTGVWLVKVPKYLSQQWAKASGRGEVGKLRISKNQGKAEVSFTLNEELTTIDTIGEKPSMVRAPREHPFTLQTVGGQTLAVFTENSSGQSDAEAGGSGTGTGPDKIALEGLVVQRAECRPAVSENYMRLKKLQIEELSKPLRFSQQLDKAVTTNYKPVANHSYNLDYEKKKKEEGKRARADKQQVLDMLFSAFEKHQFYNIKDLVDITKQPVIYLKEILRDIGIYNVKGTHKNTWELKPEYRHYQNEEKSD; translated from the exons atgtcagacaaaggagaggtGGATTTAACTGGGGCAAAACAGAACACGGGTGTATGGCTGGTCAAA GTCCCAAAGTATTTGTCACAGCAGTGGGCCAAAGCATCAGGGAGAGGAGAAGTTGGAAAGCTCCGAATATCCAA GAATCAAGGCAAAGCAGAG GTGTCTTTCACTCTCAATGAGGAGCTGACCACTATAGACACCATTGGGGAGAAACCCTCTATGGTGCGAGCCCCTAGAGAGCATCCATTCACTCTGCAGACGGTTGGTGGACAGACTCTggctgtttttactgaaaactcTTCAG GGCAGTCAGATGCTGAGGCTGGCGGCTCAGGTACAGGTACAGGCCCAG ATAAAATCGCACTGGAAGGATTGGTGGTGCAGAGAGCTGAATGCAGACCGGCTGTCAGTGAAAACTACATGAGGCTGAAGAA aCTGCAGATTGAGGAGTTATCTAAACCCCTCAGGTTCTCTCAACAGCTCGACAAAGCAGTTACCACCAACTATAAACCTGTGGCTAATCACTCTTATAAT CTGGACTAtgaaaagaagaagaaagaagaaGGGAAGAGGGCACGAGCAGATAAACAGCAGGTGCTGGACATGCTGTTCTCTGCTTTTGAGAAGCATCAGTTTTATAACATTAAGGATCTGGTGGACATCACAAAACAGCCTGTG ATTTATTTGAAGGAAATTCTTCGAGACATTGGCATATACAATGTCAAAGGCACCCACAAGAACACCTGGGAGCTCAAACCAGAGTACCGACACTACCAGAACGAAGAGAAGAGCGACTGA